From the genome of Nicotiana sylvestris chromosome 1, ASM39365v2, whole genome shotgun sequence:
GAAATGGATAATGGAGAAATAAACTTCTCTAATTGACAAAGTacataatagaaaatgtaaaAAACAATTCATTTAGTATCAGATGGCATCTTATCACTGTTAATTTCTTGATGTGCATAAGAAGAGGTGCTATAGAGTTGTTGTATGTTTTTCAACTTTAGAATGTGCAAAAACTTAGAAGCTTTTCTTACAATTCATAAACAAAAAATGCAGGGTAAGATAATAGGTGCTTGTGATATTCTACCATAATTATGTCCTTGAACAATAACTCTAATACTAGTCCTAGAGAACATTGTTGGGACAGAAGAAAAGAATCACCGTAGGCATATCGTAGCACATAATTGGTAGCTCCCTTGCAGCTTTAGTGTACACATTTAACATGCACATAAATTATACAAGTGTGTATcttcgtgtgtgtgtgtgtttagtTAACGTACTCAAAAGAAAATTATGGTCATACTAACGTCTTAAGTAACATATCTAGTCAGATGGTCATCATAGTTGTAGTCCCTCACAGCCTGCCAAATTTTCCAGTAAGGTATATAAGCAAAAATTAAAAGGACCAGCACAATCAAATTTGCACCAACTTACATCTGTTATAACTTTAATGTCTTGTGCCAAAACAAGACATATTTGAATCAACAAATAAAAGAGGGGAGGGGAGGAGTGGTAACAATATATATAGTATCATAGCTTCCTAACATAGTACTATAACTAGCCAGATTTGTGAAGAACTTTGTTCCCCTTCCTACAGCAATGCAAAAAGATTGAAACCGTCATCTTAGATAAAAGCTAcctatatttagaaataatgtttACTTCTGTAACAATATTTGTTATTTCCTCCAAGCCAAAGTTAATCTCAAGTGGCAGTAATATATTGTTGAAAGTAATTATTTTCTTGTTCAATACTTCCTTTTGATTTAAGTACTCCTTTTGAAATTTGAAGATCATTTATCATAAATTAGCTAGTTTTACTCTAGCTAGTAGCTTGCTGCAATACTCTCCTTCTTTATCTGAACATGAGATGGACAATGTGAGCAAACTCTTATAGGTTAGACTTGTGGAGTCGTTTTGTATAAGttcagttttatatatatatatatatatatatatatatatatatatatatatataacagtgCCTTCGACAAGAAAATCTATCTAAATACCCTCCTAGTTCCATGCCCAGACTTAATTTACTCTACGACCAAGGTTGTTATCATCCGTCACAACCAGAAACTGCCCCACTTCACCTAATAAGCTGCCTACTACTTTTCTTCCTAGTCTAGTATCATTATAGCAGATTTTTACACTCGACAATGCTCACCAAAGAGACCATCAAGATTCTCAAAATCCAACAGTAGCCTAAAACTTCAGTTTCTTAACTCATTGAATAACTCCATGACTTAAGCATTCCAATCACAACAACATCACTTGTAGATTAAATCAATTACCAATGATAAGTAATCATGCCAAGGGATCAAGATACTTTCAGATACATAAATATTTGAGAAAGGATATATGAAATGACATGCATAGAAGAAAATGATAGCTTGAACCACTTTCACTTTGATCAGTTGAACCACTTTCTTAGTTTGAGAAGTGTAAAATGAACAAAAAACCATGGGTTAAATTTTCCTTGGGCTTATGAAGATGATAAGGTGAATCCAACTAATAGAGTAGCTGGTAACCATTCTATTGATACTAAAGTGAAAGGAGCTGCTAACGGGGAAGCCTATTTGGGAGCAAAGTTATTCACAAAAATAATGAGAACAACAATCATAATGAAAACGTCAACCAGGTATTACAAAAGTAAAAAAATGACAgtgtaataaaatatttttctaacacagatgaaggaaaagacaagactAACAACGAGAAAGGGGAGAAGTAGAAGACTCAGCAGGTGTTGCACTGAAGAAATGAGATAAAAACGTACCCACATCCTTTCTGACTTTCCACATATCcacttcttttcatttttggtttTGTGAGTCTTCAGAAATAATTCATCATTACGGAGATCTTTCCCTGTTAGCTCCTTCTGCAATTATTAAGAATATTATTAATTAACAGAATATATCATAGAAAAAAATTAGACTAATACTAATTAATActgaaaagattaaaaaaaaatacgTGTCTTCTTCTGTATTCAGCAAATGCAACTGATCCTCCGGTATGTAAGGAAGGACCTTCTCCATTATTAGATGACATTCTGTTCTTCGAGTTGATTTctgatttctttttaaaattcTCAGAGTTCCAATATTCCATCAAAACGTCCCAGTGATCTTTAGCAATCCATCCCggtatttcttttgtttttgaaaattgtctttttgcttttcccAAACTGTCACTTAACCTTTCACTCCCCACATGCTCAAAAGTCCGTCGAATAAAAACTTTATCCTCACTAGGAAAAGAATATTTTTTCTGCAATTAGAAAGTAAACATTCAGTTTGGTATCATTTATCAAGTTAAGTCAATTATGACAGTTAAGTATAAATACCTCGAAGTCATTGAACCATCTATCTCGTAATGCTCCGGAACTTTGCTCCAACAATGCCATGATCCAGAGAAGCTTTTCTTAAAGGCTATTGTTACATTCCGAACAGCTTCATGTGGGAAAAATCTAcaaaataatcaatataatatTTTATTGGAAGATAACTAAATGAAAACGAATTTAACCACAACTTGTATAACTAGATTTACTTACGTGTCTCCGTTTACTTTCAAAGATATTATTCCACGAGTTGTATCTCGTCTTGCCTGTGGATTACTACTTCCATAAGATGCAACTGTTTGTTCAGCAGAAACATCTTGAGAATGAGTTTCTTGTTGAGAACCAACATCCTGAGAAGAACGAGGTGCTTGTTGATGACCAATATTCAGGGAAGCAGGAGTTGCTTGTTGACCACCaacattttgagaagcagaaGTTGTTTGTTGAGCATGAACATCTTGAGATGTACATATAAGCTGCCGAAATCTACTTTCATGAGACGAGATAATATGTTGGTTTGAACCAACTTGTTGAGATGTAGGGGGTGATGGTTCACTAATATTGGCATGAGAAGTGTTCGGTAGTTGTTGGTAGCCTTCTCCCCCTTTGTTAGACATGCCCCCACAACCTCCCCAACTACGTTTAGTGTCGCTTCCCCTTGTCATACTTCCTGATCAAATACTGGCAAGAAGAGtagaacaataataataataataataatacactaGCCAAACAgaacatataaaatataaaaatttgacCATCCAAATATTTTGCTAGAACAAGCATAACAGAACATATAAAGTATAAAAATTTGACCATCCAAATATTTTGCTAGAACAAGCATAACAGAACATATAAAGTATAAAAATTTGACCATCCAAATATTTTGCTACAACAACCATAACAGAGACCTCTCTATTTGACCTTTTAGCAAAATAATTCACCTACTTTTCCCCTTTTTAATAGATCTCCTTCGATAAGAAATGATATTTTTCTGTCTTTTAGTGGGAGAAGGATTTATAGTTTACCTGTTATATTTTTATGGAGATTTTGATATGATTATCACAATCTGGTATCTATTTTGTTCACAAGATATGTTATGAGCGCGAATTGCGAATTCAGCTAGTAGCCTAGTACTATGAAAATGTAAGGTTTTGGAATATAAAATGCGGAGAATGATATCACAGATTTGAGTTTGGCCTAGCTAGTATTCTGCTACTTGTTTGAAAATAGCCATGTAAACAATGAGAACTAACAATTTCTGTATGGGATGTACCATATTGCTATCATGTAATATGTACTGCTAATGCTACAAGCTGTAGAAAATATCAGCAATCACAATAAAGAACACAAACAAAAATATTGTAGTAAAAGTCATGTGTTATACTTAACAGCTTGTTTTCTATGAATGTCATTATTTTCACTATAATTTTGCTCAAATTTCAATCACTttgttcatcttcttcatcttcatcacgTTCTTCTATCTCTTCATCACTTTCAATATCATCAATATCATGCACTCTTTCGATTTCAGCGGTCTCTTTTTCAAAGTCATGTACTTCCAGCTCACCATTTTCATGACGTAAGCAGTCAAGATCATCAGTGACATTTGGAAGTATCACGGGCAAATCCTCATCTTCTTGGTACGGGATATTTGGAGAATCAATACGGCTTCTAGCTTTTATTTTGCACACTGCCCACCAATCAACCCTATCTTTTCTTTTACTGGGATATTCTGCAAAATAGACTTGTTGTGCTTGTTCAGCCAACACGAAAGGTTCATAGGCATAGCTCGAGAAACTTTTCTTATGATTGATATCGATTAGACCATATTGATTATGAACCTTCAGCCCTCGGCCCATTGTTGGATCAAACCAATCACATTTGAACAACACGAGAGTAGTTCTTTTCTTTGTCGGATTAGAATACTCTAGTTGTATTCTCAACGAGCAATCCATAGTAGTCACTTTCATAGTCACTCCAACTTGTTCCTTTGATGCACACACCACTATTCATAGTTGTTTTGTTAGAGCCATATGTAAGAGTGTCGAACTTATAGCCATTCGTAAAATACTGAGGCCATGTTTGCACCCATTTAAAAGGACCAGAAGCTAAGTCTTTCAATCGCTCATCAGTTATGTTATTAGCTGGATTATGGACCTATTAATAAAACAAATAACCAATAGTATGTTTagttaaatataaattttaagcCAAGACAAATAAAGACTACAAATTCTTTTATTTAATTGTAATTTACTCACATAAGCTTCAAACCACTTGGTAAATCTACTATTTGTCTCTTTCTCAATTTGCTCGAGGCTAATGTTTTCCGAATTCCTTTTTAATTCAGCTTCAAAAATACTACAAGAGCAATGAAATTCTAGTTATGTTAGCCCATTAATGAAACATATGTGCACTAAATTGGTCAAAAATTTAACTTACAGGACGAATTGTTGAACCTCCTCACAATTTAACAGAATATACAAACGTGCTGCATCCCACTCATGATCGGCCAAATACCGACCATCTTTCCCCCCACTCGAACGTCCTGGATGCAGAAAGATGGACAAACAACCATCAGGTGCATCAACTTCATCTCCATCATCATTTCGAGTAACTTTGTTTAGCCTAGTTTGCACGTTAGGATGGAAATAATGGGAACTGAATGTTGAAATTTCTTGAATGATATAAGCTTCACATATTGATCCCTCAACACGAGCTCTATTTTTCACCTTCTTTTTGTAAGTGTGTAGCTCCTTATAATTAAAATATATTTTAGAATGttgttaaataaataaattaattatctAATCAAAGATTCAATTTAGACTCTTACCGCTCAAAAGGATACACCCATCGAAACTGAACTGGACCACCAACTATTGTTTCATATGCTAAATGAATCGGCAGATGTTCCATGGGATCAAAGAAACCAGGAGGAAATATTTTCTCTATCTTGCAAattgtaatctttatgctttcttcAAGCTTTTGTACATCTTCTACTTTTAAAACAGTTGCACATAAGCCTTTAAAAAATAAGCTGATCTCCGTTAAGGCTTTCCAAATTGGCTCTGGCAAAAAATCTCGAAATGCAATTGGTAGTAACCTTTCCAGAAATACATGACAATCATGGCTCTTCATCCTTGATAATTTATAATCTTCCATGTCTACACATCTAGACAAATTGGAGGCATAACCATCTGGAAACCTTAAACTTTTCACCCATTCACATATCAactttttttgttcttttattAGTGAGTATGCTGCCTTTGGCTTCAAAAGTTTCCCTTGATGCTCCTTCAATTCAAGCTCTGGACGATTGCAGTAAGTCTGCACATCCATTCTAGCTTTTAAATTGTCCTTCGTTTTATCCTTTACATCCATTACTGTGTTGAATATATTATCAAACACGTTTTTCTCGATATGCATCACATCGAGATTATGCCGAATAATATTATCGCGCCAATATGGTAATTCccagaaaatacttttttttgtCCAATTATGTTAATCCCCAAATCCTGGCAACTTATCGGAGGCGTGATCATCAAAAATCTTTGGCAAGTCACGCACGTTGTTTCAAACTTCTTCACTAGACAACCTAGGAGAAGGAGTAGAGTGCTCAACtcttccttttaaaaataattttttatccCTTCGAAATGAATGACCTATTGGCAAAaattgacgatgacaatcaaaGAATGAAGTCTTTCTCCCATCTTTTAAATAAAATGCCTTACTTTTTCCCATACAACAAGGGTGTTGACATGTGATTTTTGTCCCTCCCCAaatctttcacatttttagcacgtaaatatttaatttagcctTAATGTAGCTATTTCAGCTTATTTTgactttttttactttattttcgtcacaaaaatgaaaattacaaaaaagatatataaattttagtttatttatttctcataaattttaaaaaaatacaaaaatagtactttatttttatttttatataaatttaaaaatacaaaaaatatttttttgttttgttttaattgtcagtttgttttaataattaTTCTGCTTACGTAGGATTAATTAAATAAGGTCGTGTTTTTATTCTCGGTTGCGaggaaagaataatatttgggttcaaacgactcattttaggcctaattttcggacctagcccaaaaTATTTTCAGGCGAGATGCACATGACAGCACATAACTCacacatgctagcacatgaacacaacacataactcacacatgctagcacatgaacacaacacataactcacaca
Proteins encoded in this window:
- the LOC138868418 gene encoding uncharacterized protein; protein product: MTRGSDTKRSWGGCGGMSNKGGEGYQQLPNTSHANISEPSPPTSQQVGSNQHIISSHESRFRQLICTSQDVHAQQTTSASQNVGGQQATPASLNIGHQQAPRSSQDVGSQQETHSQDVSAEQTVASYGSSNPQARRDTTRGIISLKVNGDTFFPHEAVRNVTIAFKKSFSGSWHCWSKVPEHYEIDGSMTSSEDKVFIRRTFEHVGSERLSDSLGKAKRQFSKTKEIPGWIAKDHWDVLMEYWNSENFKKKSEINSKNRMSSNNGEGPSLHTGGSVAFAEYRRRHKELTGKDLRNDELFLKTHKTKNEKKWICGKSERMWHTFTEIIKEKVGETSISRDEEGFEVDDEEMERNMATNGDEEGEKTSKETVVDLLKTIPDEQLLKTWIETVGRAKKGRIYGLGPKNYILADSLDNNCASSSALNPPNVPTQQVFETPEFQQLLDRAMEQRMENMLARIQADIREDMQEEVKVAARGVVREMLGLTSQPPPNGSGCPPSLNSRVYVINYLI